The sequence cctggcagagctggtgccCCTCCCAGGCTGAGGTGGCCAGGCAAAGGAGCACTGGCAGTGCCCATCCTGCTCTCTGCcctttccccagcccctgcaagCCCCACCAAAAGGCTCGCTCTCCCCGCTAGCCGGCTGCCTGCATCCTCCCTCTCCCGACACAGACGCCCCTCACCTCGCTTGGGCATCTCAGGACCAGCAGGTGCCCGCCCACACCTGCTGGAACCCACCCCGGGGATCTTCCCAACTGggcagaaggagagagggaggcaggACTTGGATGCAGGAGAGCTTTATTGTGCCCAGAGGGGCAGGAGAGATTGTCAGAGAGAAGGTGGGCAAGTCCCAGAGAGGCTGTTTGCCCGGTgttgggggaggcagagggatcTTCTCCAGAGCATCGCTTCTGGCTCCGGGAGCCCCCTTGGTGCGGCGTTCCAGGTGCCCAGGACTTGTGGCATGGGCCACGCAGAGCCTTTTGggtgcagctcctgccccgTCTTGAGAgcggggaggagagcagagggcaggagagcagagggcaggagaagagggcagggaagggccGAGGGTGTGCGGCACGGCCAGCGGCCCAGGCgttggctggggctggggatgctcaGCAGTCCTCCGCGCCCCGTGCCTGCCAGCTCAGGCCTGCATGGGTGGTGGTAGCGTTGGTGTTTGGGCTGGGGGCAGcgcctggggctgggctgggtctAGCAGGGCCCACAGGTGTCCCAGAGCTTCTTGCTGTAGCGGGGCGAGACGCAAGGGCTGCAGGCGGGAGAAGCGTAGGGTCTGCCAAAGGTGCAGAGGCCCCCCGAGCCCAGGGTGGCCCCGGCGCCGTAGAggcctcccagccccagggagccccCAAAGGCGGGTGCTCCGGAGGAGCCCACCACGGcttgctgggggaaggagctgaggatggggccgGGGAAGGTGACGACCACGGGGGGCGGCTGGATGAAGGCCGTCGAGTCGGGGCACTGCCGGGCGCACAGCTCGTTGCAGCTCTCAGCGATGGGCTGGGGGACGGCGACGCTGGTTTTTGGTGGGCTCAGGTCGTAGCAGGACATCTTGCAGGTGTGGAGATTGTTTTGCAAtgggaagagatggaaaagactAAATAAAAAGGTGGAAGGTTTATGAGATAAAGTTCAAAATGCTGATATGAGTAAAATTACTATGTTGTGCTTTCCTGTGTTCTAGTGTATGTTTCTTGTGCAGCCTGGGTCAACTTGATTATGACTAGCTGAGCACCTAGATCCAAAGTCTCTGACCGTATAAAACCACTCCAGGAATGACCAGGCCACACAGATGGATCTTTCTTCTGGCTTCACATGGATGTGTCTTACACTATGTGCAAACACACACTCTGAAGATCAGTTTAAGAACCTCAGTCTCACCTACCACAGAGTTCCCGAAAGTAGGGAAATAGACCCATGTATATGTGGCTTTGTTTGAAATGTGAAGGTTAATTGATGTCTCCAAGAATGCTACTGAACACAGCTGAGAAGATGGCCATCTTATACATTTATCataaatttcataaaatattaaaataattatctgaattaacagtattttcctctttgatttttaagcttttaattgGCTTTAGAAACTGGAATCAATTTCTTAGAGTTTCTGCACTCACACCCAGCCTCCCAAATCCTGCATTTACCACTGCTTTCACAACGAGTGTTTACAGACAGAAACAATCTAATGTTGCCCAAAATCTGAGCATACCTATAGGAATCTTCTACAACTACTCTGATATAGGTTCCGATtaagtaaatagaaaaaaaaaaaaaatcatactcaCGAAGGTCAGCAAGGAGAATAAGCCAAAAGAAGTGTCTGGATGAACTCAGGGGCTGGAGCTTATATAGAGTTTCTCAGCATTCCTATGGGGTTTGAGTCTCGCTTAGTGCTCGGGGTTGCATTTGGCTGCCTAACAGAAATTGTTTAACAGCTTTGAGTGAtgaaaattttgtctttatCATGGTTATGATATTATTCAAATTGTGTGATGTCTATGTTACACCATCATGATTTCTTTAATCTTGGGTCTTAATTGGCTACTCTAATTCTTGGTATCATTATAGTGACCTCACTGAAATTACCATGTGCGTTCAGCTGACTCCACATGTTACTTCTTCCTTTACAGAGTTGTCAGAAGCTTGTCTGTTCAGAGATTTTGTAAGACTCATCTTTGGCTGACATGtacattttttcttaacagtCCTAAATTTATCTGGTAAAGTAATTGGAGACAGAGTGCAGCTTATCCTAGGACTACCCAggaatttgttttttccatccctAACTTAAATAGACCTTATTGACCTAAGATGGATTTCAAGTGGTCATGAATATCAGCTGAGATCATACCACACACATGACAATTCCCTAACAGCTTTCCATTGAGAGGAACAGTCTTTTGAGTAGCAACTCAATCCAATGTTTCACTAAAAGTGTTTAAGCGGGAActgaaattcagctttaaaGGGGCCCATGGTTCTCCTGACAGTGATTTGAGCTAGGAAGCCAAAGAAATCACCATCCAGAAATGTATGaagtcccacccctgcccctgATCCACCAAAAGAGGTacaattttgaggaaaaatccAAGCAGCAGATAAAGGTTTTTTGTTAGATGTTGTgggtgtgtggtgggttgaccctggctgggggccaggtgtccaccagagctgctctatcactccccttgttcaccaaacaggggagaaaaagtataacgaaaagcttatgggtcgagataaggacagggagagatcattcactaattatcatcacgagcaaaacagactaaacttagagagggaattcatcgtatttattactaagcaaaacagagtagaggaatgagaaataaaatcaaaccttaaaacacctgcccccacccctcccatcttcctgggctcaacttcactcccagcttcaacctccgcccccctcagcggcacagggggacggggagtgggggttatggtcagttcatcacccattgtttctgccgcttcttcatcctcaggaggaggactccaatcatcgttcccctgctccaacatggagtccctctcacaggagacagtccttcacgaccttctccaacacgagtctctcccatgggctacagtccttcacgaactgctccagcgtgggtctcctccgtggggtgcagaccttcaggaccaaactgctccagcgtgggtcccccacagggtcacaagtcctgccagcaaacctgctctggcgtgggctcctctctccacggggccacaggtcctgccaggagcttgctccagcgcgggcttcccacggggtcacagcctccttcaggtgcctccacctgctccggcgtggggtcctccacgggctgcaggtggaatctctacaccccctcatcctccctccatgggctgcagggggacagcctgcttcaccatggtcttcaccacgggctgcagggggatctctgctccggcgcctggagcacctcctgcccctccttctgcacggaccttggtgtctgcagagtttcttacatcttctcactcctctcgccagctgcaaaaagcgctctctaactgttttttttccttcttcactatgttatcacagaggcgctgattggcttggccttggccagcggtgggtccgtcttggagccggctggcattggctctatcagacacaggggaagcttctggcagcttctcacagaagccacccctgtagcctcccccctgcccctaccaaaaccttgccacacaaacccaacacagggtGTTAACTCTTATCAAGTATGTTCTAGGGCTTCTTGAGAAAAAAGTACTTTGTAATGATTTCACAAACATTCATTAGTTGGTGTTCAACCCAGCTAATGTTTGGTGTTGTGTCAATGTATGAAAATGTGTGAGTGATCTAGACGCTTCAGTGTTACACAATCACATTTGCTTTAATGTACAGGAAACAAGGTGGTGCTCATCACTTTAATTAGATCATGATTTGTGCCATTAGAAGTCATGGGTCAATATTAATGTAGCTCTTCTTTtcattcattaaagaaaatcctttcaACATTCTTGATCAAATCCTCTGTTAGTATAAGTTGTCACATTTGCTGTATATCAGGTGAAAATATGTCATTATTTCAAActatacttttcagaaaaaattctACATACATTTGTAATTATTTAccctttttttgtgctttttcagaGGACAGTCAGTATCTTTTATTCCAATTTTTAGGTTTTTACCAATGTTTTTACAGACCCTTCTCATTGTCATCTCAGAAGCCCCCAGAGCTGAAATATCTGGTATTAATTCCTGCAATGTCTaagctaaatatttatttttgtgatacAGTTTCACcccaatatttttgttttctcttcaggtGACGAAGGAATTGTGTTTAGATTTCTGAGTAcgttttttttctgtattgtattGTTGTGGTTTGAGAGGAGTCGTGACTGGGGAAGTAAATGGAAACAACAGCTGACTGAAGTGACTGTTTCCCCAACAAAAAATGCCTTGCATTTATTGCAGGGGAAGACAAAAAGCATTCTCCAGGCATAGAAAGTGAATTACTACAATCCACACCTCCCAGCTTGGGGGTGACTTCCTTGCCTAGATTTAAATTTTACTGCAAAGTCTGCAAGTCAGAGCAAGTTATGCGTCATTGCTCTGCCTCAGGACAACAAACCCTCTCCACATCAAAGTCCTCTATTTCCTCTCTCCACTTGGTAGCACTACTTTGTATTTAATAACATTGTGATTTAAATGGTCTCTGAATTACAAAATGTCTTTTGGGGGTTCCCGtgggaaaaaaagtgcttatTGCAGATTTTCTCAAGCAACTCAGGAACAAAGGATATCAAAGCACTTTAGAAACACTGACTAATGATTTATGCATGCTGTTTTGTTGTTATAATGTGACTTGCCTGTCCCAGTGGTGATTAATCCCATCAGACTAAACAGGGAGCCACTGTCAGTCATATCATTCCCCTAATCAGGTTGTGGTTCATAGCCGCTGGGGCTGGCCAGGTCTGTCCCTGCCCCACTTTCCCTGCTGTGTCATCCAGGGTAGTCTGCTCCTTTCACAGAGTGTCTACAGTTCCCTTCGTCAGAAGGACTGCGATAAAAACTTCCTGTTCTTTCCAGCATCTCTTCTAGAACTTTAAGAAACCAGAAAGGGTGAAGTTGAAAAGCTAGATATTAAAGACAGGAGATTAAGAGAGTTGAAAGgtgatattttcaaaattaattgtaatttctacattttaaatgagagaCAGGAGTATTTCACTGGTGTGGAGATTTATTAGTGTACTTTAAGTACCTCTTCTCAGTGTATTTTAAGTACCTCTTAAAACTTAGAAAGTCTGACAAAATTTATCATGGGAGAGAATttagaatgtattttaatggaaaGTAAAGAAAGCAAAGGTTTAATATCATGATAGCAGAgatcataaaaaaattcagaaaagtcataatgtattttaaaatatattgaggATCAGATGCTAATTAATATCAACTAAgtagaagagacaaaaaaaaatattaaaggagtAAGATGCAGGAGATaatttttcaagataaaataCTTAAGAGCAAGAAAATAGGGACAGGATGgaaacaactatttttaaactttaactTTGTTGCTCTCTCCACTAAATGTATACTTAATTGgccagaaataaaaagtattacTCAAAAAAATCATTAGTACAGAACACATAGGAAGACGGAATGTACCACATCTTTCGAAGGAAACAGAGAATATGGACTACCAGTGGAGCATAATATTGTCGGTATGATCAACAGGTATAAAGTACAATGAATCCTCAACAATGcttagtataaaaataaataaataaataaataaataaataaataaataatgcaagaaAGATTTATTGGGAAAAACATGCTGAATAAATCAGAGTACAccaaacaaggaaaacaagggaacaagaaatgaaaaagtgaagCTAAAAATTTCTACTCTTACAGTTGTCAAGATTAAACTTCAacaaaagctaaataaatatGGCAGTTAACATGACAAACATGACATAAAAACTAAAGACAAGTATTAAGTGAAAGAAGAATAGAGATGTAAGATACAAAAGATTTACAAAAATGCATATTAGGGAACAGATCTGTGAAAAAAGAGTGAAAGTAatagattaagaaaataaaaataaaag is a genomic window of Balearica regulorum gibbericeps isolate bBalReg1 unplaced genomic scaffold, bBalReg1.pri scaffold_126_arrow_ctg1, whole genome shotgun sequence containing:
- the LOC142599766 gene encoding scale keratin-like, encoding MSCYDLSPPKTSVAVPQPIAESCNELCARQCPDSTAFIQPPPVVVTFPGPILSSFPQQAVVGSSGAPAFGGSLGLGGLYGAGATLGSGGLCTFGRPYASPACSPCVSPRYSKKLWDTCGPC